Genomic segment of Candidatus Protochlamydia amoebophila UWE25:
CGCTACGAAAAAAATCTTAATGTGGGATTAATTGGCAGCCAGAGAGGAGAATTTAAATCTGCACACAATACCATTTATATGGGAGAAAAATACCCTTCACAACTTATTTTGCCTGTTGTTCGTAAGGGAGAAACTTGGTTGACAAGAGAGCAACCATCTGTCAAGCCTATGGAAAATTCCTTATGAAAGTCGTAATTTTAGCAGCAGGAAAAGGAAGTCGATTAGATCATTCGGAAGGACATGATCCTAAAGCTTTAACTCGTTTAATCAATCGTCAAACAATTTTAGAGTATCAATTAAATGCTTTAAAAACCTATATTTCATTAGATCAAGTTTTCATTGTCGTTGGTTATCAGAAAGAAAAGATCATGGATATTTTTCCTGAACTTCTGTATGTTTATAATCCTGACTTCGAGCAAGAAAACACAGCTAAGAGTCTTGCAAGAGCCCTTAAAAAAATTGATGAAGACGTTTTATGGATAAATGGAGATGTTATTTTTTATCCTTCTATCCTAAAAACTCTTCTGGATTTTGATCAAACAGCCATGATTGTGAATCGTACGAAAGTAGCGGAGGAAGAAGTTAAGTATCGGACTCATAAAAACGGCCAGATTATAGAAATTTCTAAAACAGTTGAATTTCCTGAAGGGGAAGCTCTTGGCATTAATTTTTACAAAAAAAGAGACTTAAATTTGTTAAAAGAGTCTCTAAATATTTGTGAAAATCAAGATTATTTTGAAAAGGCTATTGAGAAATGTATAAAGAAAGGACAAGTTGTTCAACCCGTCTTAATTGAAATCAATCAATGTGCAGAAATAGATTTCCCCGAAGATCTAGTTAAGGTTAATCAACTTTTGCAAGCTTGGCAAAATTTTTAAAATCTTCGTTTTTATTTAAGGATTAAATCGTGTCTCGCTTTCGTCGTCAAAAACGAATTGATTTTAATCATTATGATATTCCGACTAAAGCTAATCGAATTTTGAATTGTATTTTGATAGCGATGATTTTGATTATCATTAGAGTTTGGAATTTAGCTGTCATTCAATATGATCAAAAGTTGGAAGAGTCTCAAAAGCCGCAACGAAAAGTTGTCATTGAACCTGCAACGCGAGCAACTATACGAGATCGATTCAACCTTCCTCTTGCTCTTAACCGCCCACAGTATCAAGCCACTATTCTTTATTCTCAATTAAAAGATATTCCATCTTTTGAATGGCAAAAAAATGCACAAGGAAAAAGAGTCAAGATTTTCAAAAGAAAAATATATATTCGTGATTTAGCTCAATTACTAGCTTCTGAATTAAATTTAGATGCTGAACGCATTGAAGATTTGATTCACTCTAAAGCTTCTTATTATGCACAAGTTCCTTTTGTCATCAAAGAGCAAATAAGCGAATCGGAATTTTATCGCCTTAAAATGTTAGAAAAGGATTGGCCTGGGATACATACTCGTTTGTTATCTAAGCGATACTATCCTAAAGGAAGAGTAGGGGCTGATATTATTGGATATATGGGAGCGATTAATAAACAAGAATATGAAAAAATTTTTCACGAAATTAAAGGATTACAAACTTTTATTCGTGAACGGGAAGAAGGGATAGAAACCGAGTTACCCTTGGGTATTTCAAGCTCTTTTCATGCTCGAAAAAGACTTAAAGATTTAGAAGAAAAAGCCTATACGATTCATGATTATATTGGTAAAACTGGAATAGAAGGTATTTATGAAGAGGATCTTAGAGGTTTTTATGGCAAACGGAACTACTATTCTGATTCAAGAGGAAATTTTTTGTGGGAACTCCCAGGTTCAAGAACCCCTTTGTCGGGTCACAGAATACTTTTAACGATTTCTGCTGAATTGCAAGAGTATGCCG
This window contains:
- a CDS encoding NTP transferase domain-containing protein; this translates as MKVVILAAGKGSRLDHSEGHDPKALTRLINRQTILEYQLNALKTYISLDQVFIVVGYQKEKIMDIFPELLYVYNPDFEQENTAKSLARALKKIDEDVLWINGDVIFYPSILKTLLDFDQTAMIVNRTKVAEEEVKYRTHKNGQIIEISKTVEFPEGEALGINFYKKRDLNLLKESLNICENQDYFEKAIEKCIKKGQVVQPVLIEINQCAEIDFPEDLVKVNQLLQAWQNF